In Ornithinibacter aureus, the genomic stretch GTAGACACCCGTGCCGAGGATGTCCCCGACGATGAACAACAGCAGCAGCTTCGGCCCGATCGCCCGCTTGAGCTCGGTCCGCTCCTCCCCCGCCACGGCATCCCCGCCGTCGTGTGCGCCCGCTCCCTGGTCCACCGTCGCGCTCATGTCGCCTCCCAACCCCGCGGTGGATGCCGGGCGGCACCCTCGAGACCAACAGTGGCCCGGTGGCCCGCCTGATGGCGCTTTGGGTGCAGATCAATTGGCGGCATCACCGGTCTGCACGCGCCACAGGGCGGCATAGGCGCCGTCGGCCGCCACGAGCTCGTCGTGGGTGCCGGCTTCGCGCACGACACCCTGGTCGAGCACCCAGATGCGGTCGGCGTGCCTGACCGTGGAGAGCCGGTGGGCCACCACCACCGTCGTGCGCTCGGCGGTGGCCACGCCGAGAGCGCGCTGGATGGCCGCCTCGGTCTCGTTGTCGACCGCGCTCGTCGCCTCGTCGAGCACGACGACGGCCGGGTCGCGCAGCAGCGCCCGGGCCAGGGCGAGCCGTTGGCGCTGACCACCCGAGAGGGTCACCCCCCGCTCCCCGACCCACGTGTCGAGGCCGTCGGGCAGGGCGTCGATGAACTCCATCGCCGCAGCATCCCGGGCGGCGCCGATGATCTGCTCCTGCGAGGCGTCGGGCCGGCCGTAGGCGATGTTGTCGGCAATCGTGCCGGCGAACATGTAGACGTCCTGGGCGACATACCCCATCGACCCGCGCAGGGAGTCCCAGTCCAGGTCGCGCACGTCGATGCCGTCGAGCAGCACCTCTCCCGAGCGGGGGTCGTCGAAACGCAGGAGCAGCCGCAGCAGCGTGGACTTGCCCGAGCCCGTCGCACCGACGATCGCGTGCGTCTGACCCGCGGGGATGACGACGTCGATGCCGTGCAGCACGTCGGGCCCGTCGCCGTAGCCGGCGCGCACGCCTCGCAGCTCGAGCCCGCCGCGCACCGGCCGTGGCACCGTTCGGGTGCCGGCGTGCACGGTGATCGGGACCGCGAGCAGCTCGAGGATGCGCGTCGTCGACGCCCGACCCCGCTGGTAGAGGTCGAGGACCTCGGCGATGTCGGTGAGCGGCCACAGCAGGCGCTGGGTCATGAAGACGAGCACGGTGTACAGGCCCACCTCGAGCTGGCCGTCGAGCACGGACCAGCCGCCGATGAGCAGCGTGCAGGTGAATCCCGCGAGGATCGCCATCCGAACCAGCGGGACGAAGGCCGCCGAGGAGCCGATCGCCCGCACGTTGGCCTCGCGGTAGGCGCTCGAGTAGCCCTCGATCCGCTGACGCTCGCGGTCCTCCGCGGTGAAGGCCTTGATGGTGGAGACCCCTGCGAGGTTCGCGCTCAGGGCCCCGGAGAGGTCGGCCACCGACTGCCGCACCCGGGCGTACAACGGCTCGAGGCGGCGCTGGAACACCAGTGAGCCGAGCACGATGAGCGGGATGGGCAGGAAGGCGACGACGAGCAGGGTCAGCGACGACGCCGCGAAGACCGCCCCGACGAGGATGACGTTGAGCGTGGTCTGCAGGATCGACGGCAACCCGACGTCGAGCAGACGCTCGAGCTGGTTGACGTCGTCGTTGAGCGTCGCCACCGTCGCGCCGGCCGCCCTGGACTCGTGCCACGTGAGGTCGAGGTGCTGCGCGTGGTCGTAGGCCTCGACCCGCAGGTCGTGCTGCACGCCTTGGGCCAGCCCCCGCCACAGCACGGCAGCGACGTACTCCGACCCGGACTCGATCATCCAGACGACGACGTTGATCGCCGCGAGCCACGCCAGCTGGGCGTGCCGGGACTCGACCCCGAGCACCTCGGCCGCCCACGAGTTCTGCCCGCGGATGACGACGTCGACGGCCGCCCCGATGAGCAGCTCGGGCACGACGTCGGCGACCTTGTTGACCACCGAGGCGATGACCGCCGCGATGAAGCGCACCCGATAGGCGCGGTACCGCCCCCAGAGGGCGGCCAGGGGGTGGTCGATCCGCAGTTCGTCCTGGCCGGCCGCCAGGCTCACGCGTCGATCCGCTCGCGGTCCAGCGCGTGGGCGGACTCGATGATGAAGTCCTTGCGGGGCCCGACCTCGCCGCCCATGAGCAGCTCGAAGACCTTGGTCGCCGACTCCAGGTGCTCGGCCGTGACCTTGCGCAGCGTGCGGTGGGCCGGGTCCATCGTCGTCTCCGCCAGCTGGTCGGCGTCCATCTCGCCCAGTCCCTTGTAGCGCTGGATGGGCTTGATCTTCTTGCCCCGGCGGTTCAGCCCGGCCAGGGTGCGGCGCATCTCGGCCTCGGAGTAGGTGTAGATCACCTCGTTGGCCTTGGACCCGGGGTTGATCACCTCGAGGCGGTGCAGCGGAGGCACGGCGGCGTACACCCGCCCCGCCTCGACGAGGGGGCGCATGTAGCGGAAGAACAGGGTGAGCAGCAGGGTGCGGATGTGGGCGCCGTCGACGTCGGCGTCGGTCATGATGATGACCTTGCCGTAGCGGGCCGACTCGAGGTCGAAGGTGCGCCCGGACCCGGCGCCGATCACCTGGATGATCGCGGCGCACTCGGCGTTGCCGAGCATGTCGGTGACCGAGGCCTTCTGGACGTTGAGGATCTTGCCCCGGATCGGCAGCAGCGCCTGGTGGTCGCTGTTGCGCGCCAGCTTGGCCGTGCCGAGGGCGCTGTCGCCCTCGACGATGAACAGCTCGGTGCGCTCGACGTCGGTGCTGCGGCAGTCGACGAGCTTGGCGGGCAGGGTCGAGGACTCCAGCGCGGTCTTGCGTCGCTGGGTCTCCTTGTGCAGCCGCGCGCTGATCCGCGACTTCATCTCGGCGGTGACCTTCTCGAGCAGCAGCGCGGCCTGCTGCTTCTCGCCGCGCTTGGTCGACAGCAGCCGCTGCGTGAGCTCCTTCTCGACGACACGGGCGACGATGGCGCGCACGGCGTTGGTGCCGAGCACCTCCTTGGTCTGCCCCTCGAACTGCGGCTCGGCCAGGCGCACGGTGACCACCGCCGTCAGCCCGGCGAGGGCGTCGTCCTTCTCGAGCTTGTCGTTGCCGACCTTCAGGCGCCGGGCGTTGACCTCGAGCTGCTTGCGCAGCACCTTGAGCAGCGCCTGCTCGAAGCCGGCCAGGTGGGTGCCGCCCTTGGGGGTGGCGATGATGTTGACGAACGAGGAGACCTTGGTGTCGTACCCCGTGCCCCACCGCACCGCGACGTCGACGCCGCACTCACGCTCGACCTCCGTCGGGCTCATGTGGCCGTTGGCGTCGAGCACCGGGACGGTCTCGGTGAACGTGCCGCTGCCGTGCAGCCGCCACACGTCGGTGACCGCCGGGTCGGGAGCGAGGTACTCACAGAACTCGGAGATGCCGCCGTCGTGGACGAAGACCTCCTCACGGACCTCGTCGCCGCGCTGGTCGCTGATGACGATGGTCAGCCCGGGGACGAGGAAGGAGGTCTGACGGGCGCGAGCGAGCAGCCCCTCGAGGTCGAACGTCGCGTCCTTGAGGAAGATCTGGCTGTCGGCCCAGTACCGCACCCGGGTGCCGGACACCCCACGGCGGGTCCTACCGATGACCTCGAGCTCGCTGACGTCGACGTAGGGCGTGAACTCGTGGGACGGGTCCTTGGTGCCCTTGGCGCCGGCGACGTCGGAGAACACCCCGGGCTCGCCCCGGCGGAAGCTCATCGCATAGGTCTTGCCCCCGCGGTCGACCTCGACGTCCAGCCGGGAGGACAACGCGTTGACGACCGACGCGCCGACCCCGTGCAGACCACCGGATGCCGTGTACGAGCCGCCGCCGAACTTGCCGCCGGCGTGCAGCCGGG encodes the following:
- a CDS encoding ABC transporter ATP-binding protein, coding for MSLAAGQDELRIDHPLAALWGRYRAYRVRFIAAVIASVVNKVADVVPELLIGAAVDVVIRGQNSWAAEVLGVESRHAQLAWLAAINVVVWMIESGSEYVAAVLWRGLAQGVQHDLRVEAYDHAQHLDLTWHESRAAGATVATLNDDVNQLERLLDVGLPSILQTTLNVILVGAVFAASSLTLLVVAFLPIPLIVLGSLVFQRRLEPLYARVRQSVADLSGALSANLAGVSTIKAFTAEDRERQRIEGYSSAYREANVRAIGSSAAFVPLVRMAILAGFTCTLLIGGWSVLDGQLEVGLYTVLVFMTQRLLWPLTDIAEVLDLYQRGRASTTRILELLAVPITVHAGTRTVPRPVRGGLELRGVRAGYGDGPDVLHGIDVVIPAGQTHAIVGATGSGKSTLLRLLLRFDDPRSGEVLLDGIDVRDLDWDSLRGSMGYVAQDVYMFAGTIADNIAYGRPDASQEQIIGAARDAAAMEFIDALPDGLDTWVGERGVTLSGGQRQRLALARALLRDPAVVVLDEATSAVDNETEAAIQRALGVATAERTTVVVAHRLSTVRHADRIWVLDQGVVREAGTHDELVAADGAYAALWRVQTGDAAN
- a CDS encoding DNA gyrase/topoisomerase IV subunit B, translated to MSPTAAKKAATSKSASEYTAHHLQVLEGLEAVRKRPGMYIGSTDSRGLMHCLWEIIDNAVDEALGGHCDRVEVTLHGDGSVEVRDNGRGVPVDIEPRTGLSGVELVFTRLHAGGKFGGGSYTASGGLHGVGASVVNALSSRLDVEVDRGGKTYAMSFRRGEPGVFSDVAGAKGTKDPSHEFTPYVDVSELEVIGRTRRGVSGTRVRYWADSQIFLKDATFDLEGLLARARQTSFLVPGLTIVISDQRGDEVREEVFVHDGGISEFCEYLAPDPAVTDVWRLHGSGTFTETVPVLDANGHMSPTEVERECGVDVAVRWGTGYDTKVSSFVNIIATPKGGTHLAGFEQALLKVLRKQLEVNARRLKVGNDKLEKDDALAGLTAVVTVRLAEPQFEGQTKEVLGTNAVRAIVARVVEKELTQRLLSTKRGEKQQAALLLEKVTAEMKSRISARLHKETQRRKTALESSTLPAKLVDCRSTDVERTELFIVEGDSALGTAKLARNSDHQALLPIRGKILNVQKASVTDMLGNAECAAIIQVIGAGSGRTFDLESARYGKVIIMTDADVDGAHIRTLLLTLFFRYMRPLVEAGRVYAAVPPLHRLEVINPGSKANEVIYTYSEAEMRRTLAGLNRRGKKIKPIQRYKGLGEMDADQLAETTMDPAHRTLRKVTAEHLESATKVFELLMGGEVGPRKDFIIESAHALDRERIDA